The Podarcis muralis chromosome Z, rPodMur119.hap1.1, whole genome shotgun sequence DNA segment tggaggaccaccttggaggaccaccttggaggaccttcttggaggaccctccgaggtcccaccttggaggaccttcttggaggaccttcttggaggaccctccgaggtcccaccttggaggaccttcttggaggaccttcttggaggaccctccgaggtcccactttggaggaccaccttggaggaccaccttggaggaccttcttggaggaccGACTCACCTTCCTTGGGGAAGATCTTGATTTGCTCGGAGGTGAAGCCTCGGTTTTCGCTGCGCTGCTGGAACTGCTCCAGCAAGCCGATTGGCTGGGATTCGGCGTCGCGGGCTgggaaatattattaataattaataacaataataataataataataggaggaggaggccttGATAGTGTTGTTAaaacaggataataataataataataataataataataataataataataatataataataggaggaggaggccttgatagtgttgttaataataataataataataataataataataataataataataataataataataataaccccatagaccttttttgaaaaagagaaatgaaatcaccatcatcatcatcatcatctccttcctgggcttaataataataataataataataataataataataataataataataacaacaacaacaacaactaaaaactCATGAGACTCTTAGGATTCTTTAAATTATCtctaataagaagaagaagaagaagaagaagaagaagaagaagaagaagaagaagaagaagaagaagaagaagaagtggaggctctccttcctggacttcttaataataataataataataataataataataataaagaataataataactaaAAACTCATGAGGCTTCTTAGGATTCCTTAGGCTCTCCTTCctggccataataataataataataataataataataataaaaaataatctccttccttggcttaataataagaataagtgGAGATTCTCCTTCCTGGgcttactaataataataataataatatttaagaataataataactaaAAACTCATGAGACTTCTTAGGATTCCTtaaataatctattattattattattattattattattattattattattattaataataataataatatactcccattattattattattattattattattattattattattaagtggaggttctccttcctgggcttaataataataataataataataataataagtggaggctctccttcctgggcttcataatactactactactactactaataccatAGAGCGTGGAGGTCTGGTAGGTCTGTCCATCCCGGATGGTGATCAAGTCGACGATGGCGTAGGTCTGGCCGTCCGTCTCCACGACTTCCACTTTATGGTCGCCGAATtctggaggagaggagagggaagcccaaaggtcatccagcccaagcGGCCACAGATTATTCCgattaaaaataggattattccGGTTAAAAGGCAAGCATTCGCATTCAAGACAGGGCGATTGAGATGAAAAATGGGATTCTTCAGATTGAAAATGGGATTCTTCAGATGAAAAATGGGATTATTCGTATTAAAAATGGGATTATTCAGATGAAAAATAGGATTATTCgtattaaaaataggattattcaTATTAATAATAGGATTTTTCgtattaaaaataggattattcaGATTAAACTATGAAAAATGCAAGCATTCTGATTCAAAACAGGGTTATTCAGATTAAAAATGGGATTATTCAgattaaaaataggattattcagattaaaatgttaaaaatgcaAGCATTCACATTCAAAACAGGGTCATTCAGATTAAAAATAGGATGATTCGTATTGAAAATAGGATTATTCgtattaaaaataggattattcgCATTAAAAATatgattattgttattaaaaatgtgattgttaattttaaaaataggattattcgtattaaaaataggattattcgtattaaaaataggattattcgtattaaaaataggattattcgtattaaaaataggattatttGTATTAATAATACGATTGTTcatattaaaaataggattattcatattaaaaataggattgttcatattaaaaataggattgctcatattaaaaataggattattcaTAATACAAATAGGATTATTCGTATTAAAAATAAGGTTATTAATATTAAAAATACCATTattcagaataaaaatacaattattcCAATTAAAAATACCATTATTCAGAATAAAAATACACTTATTCAAATTAAAAATACCATTATTCAGAATAAAAATACACTTATTCAGAATAAAAATATGAATATCCATATTAAAAATACGATTATTAAGATTTAAATACGATTGTTAATATTAaaaatgatgattattattattaatttccggCCTAGCTGGCTGAGTTTCTGGCAAAATGATATTTCTGACATATAAATGATATTTCCCAATACGAACTGCATTTGTGGTAGTATTTCCCGTCTTCGCCTCTCTTGAAAACCATCTTGAAGGATTTGCAGCCGTGGGGTCTGCCGAGAAAAAGGGGGAGcgagaaaaagaaaagatataTATTTATCGGGGGGAAATCGGGAGATTGGACTTCCTggtccaaactagggacttcctggtccaaactagggacttcctggcccaaaatagggacttcctggtccaaactagggacttcctggtccaaactagggacttcctggtccaaactatggacttcctgttccaaactagggacttcctgttctaaaatagggacttcctattacaaaagtgggacatcccattccatgaaaacagggacttcctgttccaaaagaGGGACTTCCTATTACAAAagtgggacatcccattccatgaaaacagggacttcctgttccaaaagagggacttcctgttccaaaacaggagGGATCCCCCATTCTgtcaaaatagggacttcctgttccaaactagggacttcctgttccaaactagggacttcctgttccaaactagggacttcctggtccaaactagggacttcctggtccaaactagggacttcctggtccaaactagggacttcctgttccaaaagagggacttcctattccaaaacagggacatcccattccatgaaaacagggacttcctgttccaaactagggacttcctggtccaaactagggacttcctggtccaaactagggacttcctggtccaaactagggacttcctgttccaaaagagggacttcctattccaaaactgggacatcccattccatgaaaacagggacttcctgttccaaaagaGGGACTTCCTATTACAAAagtgggacatcccattccatgaaaacagggacttcctgttccaaaagagggacttcctgttcc contains these protein-coding regions:
- the LOC144326146 gene encoding extracellular fatty acid-binding protein-like, with protein sequence MLKMKLFLFAVPLAFFCLVQGFSDDPQHREKAQGRWMTLALSTTDPKILKHMEKMKIVMVDVALEGEDVVVETSIPTPHGCKSFKMVFKRGEDGKYYHKCKFGDHKVEVVETDGQTYAIVDLITIRDGQTYQTSTLYARDAESQPIGLLEQFQQRSENRGFTSEQIKIFPKEVACQDQAE